A single window of Microplitis demolitor isolate Queensland-Clemson2020A chromosome 7, iyMicDemo2.1a, whole genome shotgun sequence DNA harbors:
- the LOC103569558 gene encoding bifunctional phosphoribosylaminoimidazole carboxylase/phosphoribosylaminoimidazole succinocarboxamide synthetase — MLETLRPISKLNNLPAFLFHSYFKIMEGCKTGKLIIEGKTKQVFELVDNPSLCLLLSKDRITAGDGVKSHNLEGKAAISTATNAKVFELLNKAGLKTAFVKLAGEKAFVAKKCEMVPIEWVTRRLATGSFLKRHTGVPEGYRFNPPLQETFFKDDANHDPQWSEQQIISAGFKFNGVTIGKDEVDIMQRMALAVFEILERAWATRDCALIDMKIEFGVDTDGEILVSDIIDSDSWRLWPSGDKRLMKDKQVYRNLTTVTDADLQTVKRNFEWVAEQLDYLVPPTKSMVVILMGSPSDEDHCKKIAKYATDLGLRAQMRVTSAHKGTVETLRILAEYEGTGEKVVLIAVAGRSNGLGPVLSGNTAFPVINCPPVTTENVDQDIWSSLNVPSGLGCTTVRYPESAALAAAQIHALHDHVVWSRLRVKQLNNFVTLKQADMKFRNLKI; from the exons ATGCTTGAAACTTTAAGACCGATTAGTAAACTCAACAATTTACCGGCATTTTTATTCCATTCATATTTCAAAATCATGGaag gGTGCAAAAcaggaaaattaataatcgaaGGAAAAACAAAACAAGTTTTTGAACTTGTTGATAATCCTTCATTATGTCTCCTCTTGAGTAAAGACCGAATCACTGCTGGAGATGGTGTTAAATCACACAATCTCGAAGGGAAAGCAGCAATCAGCACAGCAACAAACGCTAAAGTATTTGAATTGCTAAATAAAGCTGGTTTGAAAACAGCTTTTGTAAAGTTGGCTGGAGAAAAAGCTTTCGTAGCTAAAAAATGTGAAATGGTTCCCATTGAATGGGTCACCAGAAGATTGGCTACCGGAAGTTTTCTTAAAAGACATACag gtGTACCTGAAGGCTATCGTTTCAATCCTCCACTTCaggaaacattttttaaagatgATGCTAATCACGATCCTCAGTGGTCTGAGCAGCAAATAATATCAGCgggatttaaattcaatggTGTAACTATTGGTAAAGATGAAGTTGATATTATGCAGCGTATGGCACTTGCTGTTTTTGAGATTCTAGAACGTGCTTGGGCTACTCGTGATTGCGCGCTGATAGATATGAAGATTGAGTTTGGTGTTGATACTGATGGTGAAATATTGGTGTCTGATATAATTGATAGCGATTCTTGGAGACTGTGGCCTTCTGGAGACAAAAGATTGATGAAAGACAAgcag GTTTACAGAAATTTGACAACTGTTACTGATGCTGATTTACAAACAGTAAAACGCAATTTTGAGTGGGTAGCTGAGCAACTTGATTATCTTGTACCTCCGACAAAATCGATGGTCGTAATTTTAATGGGGTCGCCTTCAGATGAAGATCATTGCAAAAAAATAGCAAAGTATGCTACTGATTTAGGTCTCAGAGCGCAGATGAGAGTCACTAGTGCTCACAAAGGCACTGTTGAGACATTAAGAATTCTTGCTGAGTATGAAGGGACTGGTGAAAag GTCGTGTTAATCGCAGTTGCTGGTAGGAGCAACGGACTTGGTCCAGTACTTTCAGGCAATACTGCATTCCCGGTAATAAATTGTCCACCTGTTACTACTGAGAATGTTGATCAAGATATTTGGTCCTCATTGAATGTTCCTTCag GTCTTGGCTGTACTACTGTACGTTATCCTGAAAGTGCAGCTCTAGCAGCAGCTCAAATCCACGCTCTCCATGATCATGTTGTCTGGTCACGTCTTCGTGTAAAACAACTCAACAATTTCGTAACTTTAAAACAAGCTGATATGAAGTttaggaatttgaaaatttaa